In Malus sylvestris chromosome 16, drMalSylv7.2, whole genome shotgun sequence, the following are encoded in one genomic region:
- the LOC126607903 gene encoding caffeoylshikimate esterase-like — protein sequence MDFSRSLRLQTLELPLRFQTPIDHLHQNPTFSVPGGARGRIVSALRRPPIEGLSEELNSIARQNLDFARTRRQVRSAFVEVQEQLDHVLFKFPTGIRTDEWYERNSRAVEIFCKSWMPKQGVRIKGVMCFCHGYGDTCVFFFEGIARRIAAAGYAVYAMDYPGFGLSEGLHGYVPSFDQLADDVIEQYTKIKERPELKGLPRFILGQSMGGAVTLKVHLKEPYAWDGVVLVAPMCKIAEDVTPPAAALKILTLMSKVMPKAKLVPQKDLAELAFRDLRKREMAVYNVICYNDNVRLKTAVELLQATKDIEMQLEKVSAPLLVLHGAADKVTDPRVSQFLYEKASSKDKTLKLYPEGYHSILEGEPDDRILTVLDDIVTWLDSRVPLHSFSL from the exons ATGGACTTTTCTCGCTCCCTGAGACTCCAAACTCTCGAGCTTCCTCTCAGATTCCAAACCCCAATCGACCACCTCCACCAAAACCCCACATTCTCCGTCCCCGGAGGAGCTCGCGGCCGGATTGTTTCAGCCTTGAGAAGGCCACCCATTGAAGGTTTGAGCGAGGAGCTGAACTCGATCGCCAGGCAGAACCTCGACTTTGCCCGCACTCGCCGGCAGGTTCGATCCGCTTTCGTTGAAGTTCAGGAACAGCTCGATCATGTCCTGTTTAAG TTTCCAACTGGGATCAGAACAGATGAG TGGTACGAAAGGAATTCGAGGGCGGTGGAGATTTTCTGTAAAAGCTGGATGCCGAAACAAGGTGTTCGAATTAAAGGTGTAATGTGTTTTTGTCACGGATATGGTGATACTTGCGTTTTCTTCTTTGAAG GTATTGCCCGGCGAATTGCTGCAGCTGGCTACGCTGTATATGCCATGGACTATCCGGGTTTTGGTCTTTCAGAAGGATTGCATGGTTACGTCCCAAGCTTTGATCAATTAGCTGATGATGTGATCGAACAGTACACCAAGATTAAAG AAAGACCGGAGTTGAAAGGGTTGCCCCGCTTTATATTGGGGCAGTCCATGGGTGGTGCCGTTACTCTCAAAGTGCACCTAAAGGAACCATATGCATGGGATGGAGTAGTTCTTGTGGCACCAATGTGTAAA ATTGCAGAAGACGTAACACCTCCAGCAGCAGCTCTGAAGATATTAACTCTCATGTCAAAAGTTATGCCGAAAGCAAAGCTTGTCCCACAGAAAGATTTAGCGGAGCTGGCCTTCAGAGACCTTCGGAAACGGGAAATG GCTGTCTACAATGTGATATGCTACAACGACAATGTGCGGTTGAAGACTGCTGTGGAACTGCTACAAGCTACTAAGGATATTGAGATGCAACTCGAGAAG GTATCAGCGCCACTCCTAGTTCTTCATGGAGCTGCAGACAAGGTGACTGATCCTCGGGTGAGCCAGTTTCTTTATGAGAAGGCCTCTAGCAAGGATAAAACCCTAAAACTCTACCCGGAAGGTTATCATTCCATTCTCGAAGGAGAACCCGATGACAGAATTCTTACCGTCCTTGACGATATTGTCACTTGGCTGGATTCCCGCGTTCCCCTACATAGCTTTTCTCTCTGA